In one Stegostoma tigrinum isolate sSteTig4 chromosome 28, sSteTig4.hap1, whole genome shotgun sequence genomic region, the following are encoded:
- the b3galt6 gene encoding beta-1,3-galactosyltransferase 6 has product MNLVRLVCRHKTALGVATLSLFALMLLYLAKCTSETLKSPGLPRGIERRSGSQNHSRTKGRSAFLVLLITTGPKYTERRSIIRSTWLANRDPEILPYFAIGTSGLPAEEVQNLEQENARHHDLLLLPDLKDSYENLTNKILHMYAWIDQNIDYKFVLKADDDTFARLDIIKEELKAKEPKKLYWGFFSGRGRVKSAGKWKESTWVLCDYYLPYALGGGYVLSADLVHYIRINIDYLKVWQSEDVSLGAWLAPVDVKRLHDPRFDTEYKSRGCNNKYIVTHKQSIEDMLEKHQTLQREGKLCKEEIKARLSYIYDWYVPPSQCCQRKDGIP; this is encoded by the coding sequence ATGAATCTAGTTCGACTCGTCTGTCGCCACAAAACAGCCCTTGGGGTTGCAACCCTATCCTTGTTTGCACTAATGCTGCTTTACCTGGCGAAATGCACCTCAGAGACTTTGAAATCGCCCGGTTTACCTCGTGGGATTGAGAGACGGAGTGGCAGTCAGAACCACAGCAGAACAAAAGGCCGCTCTGCTTTTCTTGTTTTGTTGATCACCACTGGTCCCAAGTACACAGAGAGGCGAAGCATTATCAGGAGTACGTGGCTGGCTAACAGAGACCCGGAAATCCTCCCTTACTTTGCCATTGGCACCAGCGGGCTTCCGGCAGAAGAAGTTCAAAACTTGGAGCAGGAGAACGCTCGGCACCATGACCTTCTGCTACTCCCAGATTTGAAGGACTCCTATGAAAACCTTACCAATAAAATCCTTCATATGTATGCTTGGATAGACCAAAACATTGACTATAAGTTTGTGCTGAAAGCAGATGATGACACTTTTGCCAGGTTAGACATCATCAAAGAAGAACTGAAAGCAAAAGAGCCAAAGAAACTCTACTGGGGATTTTTTTCTGGACGTGGAAGGGTTAAGTCTGCAGGCAAATGGAAGGAGAGCACTTGGGTTCTATGTGATTATTATTTGCCCTATGCTCTAGGTGGTGGATATGTTCTGTCTGCTGATTTGGTGCACTATATTCGAATTAACATTGATTATTTGAAGGTGTGGCAGAGTGAGGATGTCTCTTTGGGGGCCTGGCTGGCACCTGTAGATGTCAAACGCCTGCATGACCCACGGTTTGATACAGAGTACAAGTCACGTGGGTGCAATAACAAGTATATTGTGACACACAAGCAGAGCATTGAGGATATGCTTGAAAAGCATCAGACTCTCCAAAGAGAAGGAAAACTGTGTAAGGAAGAAATTAAAGCAAGATTATCTTATATTTATGATTGGTATGTCCCACCATCCCAGTGCTGCCAGCGAAAGGATGGCATACCCTGA